CGAAAAAGAAATCATACTTCCTGTTGTTCCGATGTTCCACGCAAACGCCTGGGGAATTCCGTTTGCTTGTGTTTTTACGGGCGCGGTTCTTGTATTTCCTGGAAAACATCTCTTAGGACACGGGCTCGCTTCTTTATTGGAAGAAGAGAAAGTAAGTATAGCCGCAGGTGTTCCAACGATCTGGAACGTACTCTATCAGCATCTCAAAAAGAATTCTTATGATCTGAGTCGTTTGCATACGATGGTGGTCGGAGGTTCGGCCGCTCCTCAGTCCATGATCGAAGGATTTAAGAACGATTTTGGAATTCAAATTCTTCACGCATGGGGAATGACTGAGATGTCGCCTGTGGGAACCGTATGTCGATTGAAAACAACGATGAGCGATTTCGAAGAAACAGAAAAAATGCATATACTTTCCAAACAAGGACCTGCGGTCGGAGGCGTTGAACTCAAGGGCGTGGACGAACAAGGAAAGAATATCCCGAAGGACGGAAAGACTCCGGGAGAACTCGTTGTGAGAGGACCTTGGATCACCGCATCCTATTATGGAAATCCGAGCAAGGAATCGTTTACGGAAGACGGATGGTTTCGGACAGGAGACGTGATCACGATCGACGAACATTCTTATATCCAAATCACGGACCGTAAAAAAGATCTGATCAAGACTCGGGGAGAATGGATTTCGAGCGTGGAGATGGAAAGTCACGTTTTGAAAGCCTCCGGAGTGTTGGAAGCCGCGGTCGTCGCGAAACCGGATTCGGTGCGCGGAGAGATTCCGGTCGTATTCGTGGTTGCGAAAGAGGGAGAATCCATCGATAAGAAAGTAATATTAGAAGTATTGAAAGTTCACTTTGCGAATTGGCAATTGCCCAATCACGACGACATACGACAGATTGAAACGATTCCAAAAACGAGCGTCGGAAAGTTTGATAAGAAGGTTTTGAGAACACAACTCTGAGATTTGGAAGAAGGGGCTATCGCGTTTAAGAATTTGGGCGTGCCTCTCGCGGAATATTCATAAAGTATAATATTATTTTGTGGTTTCGCTTCGAGTCGCGTGCCTACGGGCTCGCGGATTCCCGCTCGTCCTCTTCGAGGACGCTTTCGCGCCCTGCAGCCCGCTCACGCAAAAAAAAGAACGTTAGCGCGACTGCGATCCATCCTGCGATTGCGTAAAATCTTAAATAAAAAGAAAAATCCCCTGATCGTAAGGTTGGATTCAAATCTCTTTTGAGAAAGGTTGGGCGGGAATGAAATTCTTGGACGGTTTGTTTGATAAGGATCTTCTCAATGATTGAATATTCTAAATGTTTTATTTTTCGAAGCTTCGGCAAAAAGAGAAGGATTCGTGGGGTGTTCTGGGCGGAGCCGAGAATTCTCCATCTATTGATTTGAAGAAAAAATGGAAATTACCGAAGAATATTTGATCGAAAAGATTATTTTTTAGAAAGAATCCGCATCGATTGGAAAGGATTCCGGAACTGTAATGGATATGGGATACTTAACATTCAATGCGGATGAAGAAATTTCTTCAAGGCTCCAAGAAAGTAGAACGGAGACTGTGACTTTATTGATTCCGGAAGGCACTCTGGCTCGTTTGGGAGTAAAGGACGCAAAAGTTCTTCCGAAAAAGATTCCTCAGTTGTTACGGACTTACGGAAAATATCTGACCGCCACCAAGCGTCTGGGAAAAAAAGCCGGAAAAACATTGTATCAGCCGAGTCCGGGAAAGGAGAAGATGAAACGAGTCAACGTTCGATTGAGCACCGGGAGTTGGACTTTTTTAGGAACGCTCGCGCAGGCACACGGGGTTTCTCGTTGTTATCTTTTCAATTATCTGTTGTGGTTGGAAGAATTGGAAGTTGGGGATTCTATCGTAGAAACTGTAAATGCGGGAGCTCCCGCGTTTCACAGATATTACAGTTACATCCTTCACCTCGATTTACCGAACAATCGCGTTTTTCGTAGGCTTCAAACGGAGCCGGTTTCTCTTTTTTACGTTTTAGATTATCGAGATTGGTTTCCTAGTTGAAACCGGTCTCTTATCTTTCCAAAAAATCTGAAATTAAAGAAAAGTCAAGTTCTACGAACAAAGGACTTTGTTCAAACGCGGTCGCTTAGCAGGAAATTTATTTTAGACAACGAACGCCGGCATAATTGCTCAAATGATCCCAACGAATCTCACCTTTAAAAACATCCAAATTGTAAGCGCCATTCTCTCCCATCGAGATCGAAGAAGACCAGTATCTCTTATCCTCGTCGTTCGCGGTCCAGGATTCGGTTTCACCGCTTTCATAAGAATCTTCTAACTCGTCGATAGTCGGAAGACGGAGATCCCGAGAGCTACAAATTTGACTCGCCTGATACCAATTAAAACTACCTTTTGCCGATTCCCAAAGCGTTTCTTTCTGAGAAGGTTGCCTTTTTATCTTCTTTTTATTAGATTCTAAATTTAGAATATTCGAAGAATTGGATGTTTCTTTCCCAGATTTGGAAAGCTCCGTCTGACCTTCTTGATAGTGTATGTTGAAAAGCTTTTTGAATTCCCCGTTCGGATTGGGAAGTTTTACGGCCATTTCTAAAATGTCTTTCAACTTAGATTTCGCCGAACCCCAGAAAAGTCCGGTTTTGGATTCCCAATCAGCTCCGAGTTGGTGACTGTTGATAATCTGAGTCGGATTCTGTGTTTCCAATCCTTCGTGCAGAAGGGAATTTAACTGTTCCTGAAGAGAAATCGGTTCGTTGAGTTTTTGATTCACCCTTTTGATTTCTTTTTTGATTCTTTCGATCTGAGAAAGACTGGCGAATTCTGATTTCGCCAGGGTCTCGATTCCGTCTCGAAAAGCCTCGTGGATTGAGTTCTGATGTTCTTCTTTTTCTTCTTCCGTGGAAGACAAGGCTTCCGCGGTAAATTCCTTTTCGATCCGAAGAAAGAGAGTTTCCAAACGATTGGTAAGATGAGAACGTCCCGTCTTTTCGGAAGCCTCCGATTTCCTTTGCATCGTCTCTTTCAGAGATTGATATTGTGATCCCGATTTTTGACTCAGATCTTTCAAAAGATTTCGATATAATTTCGAAGCGAGGGAAAAATCAAAAGTGGAATATGCCTGGTCGGCTTCTTTTTCCTTCAACGAAAACAAGGCGGATTCAACTTGGTCCTTTCTTTCCTGAATACTCTGTTGAATTTGAATTTGTCTGTGTTTTTCAGGAACCTTTTTGGAATATTCTTCACCTAACAAAATATAAGCGCTTAGGTGGTTTTGTAAATCTTCCGGAGTTTGTTTTTTGGGTTCGAAAAGATCCCGGTCTAAGTCGTTAATCTTTTCCTTATATTCTAAACTGTAATTATTAGTGACACTCGCCTGAATCTGTTTGATAAAAGTTTCTAATTTTTTGCGGGATGCTTCCGAGAGGCGATCCCCAAACGCATTTAAGATTCGTACGTAAATTTCAGTGGATTCCGAATAGTCTCTGGAAAGAGTGTATTTGGCTGCTTGATCCAATTCTTCTCTTACTTCTTCCAAAACTCCTTCTAAAATTTTATCGGAGGTTTTGAATTCCATAGAATTCAAATTGGTTCCGGGAACCGGTTTGATTTTTAAAAACGCTACGCTCATGTTTCCGCTCGTGGAAGCCGGCGCTTGGTTAAAATCCAAGTTGTATTTTGGATCTAAGAGTTTTCTTCCGGATTCTCCCGCGTAATAATCCATAAGAAATTCCGGGAACTCCATCTGAAACGTGGACTTGATAGAATAAGAAAGTGTTTTAGAATCCCTCGTTTGATTTCGGAGCGAAACATAGATGAGTCCGTTTTTAGAGGCGATCGTCCCGGAGATTACTTCGTTTGCGTCGATTGCGTCCGCGATTTGTTTCATACAAATCTCATCCGAACAATCCATCTTTTGAAGCGCTTCGACTTGTTTATAAAGAATCACCATGGATTCGTCGTCCACGATCGTATATTTTCCTTCGAAGTTGTGAAGGACCGAGTTGATGATTCCGTTTCGAAAACGATTCTCCAAACCGGAATTGAGATTTCCTTCAACCGTCAATTTATGAACGTAAATTTTAGAAGGTTTTGTCTGCGCAAAGATCGAGAAGGGAATCCATAAAAAAAGAAACAGAAGAGGAAACCAAATGCGCATTGCGATCATCCTATTTTGTATAGGTTCCTTTTGAAAATTCGAAAAGTAAACAATTATTTGAATTTCTTAAAATGAGATTTACACTCCCTTATAAAAAAGCGATTTGGAACAACAGAAATCAAATCCGATGAATCCGACTAAGACCTTGATTTCGAAAAAAATTCTTTCCATTCTGATCCTTTTCCTGGTTCCTTTGGGAACCGCGTTCTCGGAACCCCTTTCTAATTTTGCATTCTACAATTTAAAAAAAGAAAGAATCGTTCTTTCCGATTCTATCAGAGAATTTTCAAAAAAGGATCTTTTGATTCTTAACTTTACGGGTTCTACCTGCAAACCCTGCAAGGAACAGGTTCCGATCCTTTTGCGTCTTGTAAAACAAATCAATCTTTCTTCTCGAGGAGAATTTAAGGTTCGATTCTGGATCGTCTTTGTGGGGGATGATTTTAAAACCGGTAAAGAATATTCTAAAATTCTAAAGCTTGAAAACGATACCGAAGTTCTGATCGATCCTCTTTCCTCAAGTTATTCTCAGGCGAAAATTTCAGGATTGCCTACTGTGTTTCTCTTGGACGGAAAACAAGAAATTCTTTTAAAAATCGAAGGTTATACCGATGCGGGCACGCTCTCTCTGGAGAATTTTCTGAACTCACTCGTAAAATAAATGAAACTCGAAATCAAATCACAACTTCTATTGCCCATTTTAAGTTTTTGCTTTTTGATTTTTCTTTTCTCATGTTCTCTTCAGAGAAAAAATTCGGAACAAGGTTATGTGGAAGTGGAAGCGGAAGGGGAGACTCTTCAGGATGCGGACAGAAACGCAAAGATGGAGATGATTCGTCAAGTTTTAGGAACCGAAGTCGTTTCCCATTCTTATCTTTTGGATTCCGTCTATTTGGGAAATATCGTCGAATCTTCGGAAACCGGCTTGGTTCGTAGATACCGGATTCTTGAAACAAAACATTCAAAAAATAGAATCTATATCAAAGCAAGTGGAATCGTAGACGAAAATCGTCTTGGAGAATCGATAGAAGAACAATATAAACTTTTGGGAAAACCGAGAATCCTTTTGATCGCTTCTGAAAAATTCGGAGATGAAAAAGAATCCAAATCAAAAACTCTTCTCGAAGCAAAGTTGATTTCTCGGTATCCTGCCTTCGATTTTATTTCCATAAGCCCCGATGAATTCAAAAATTGGAATATACCTCTTACCGACTCCAAGGAAACGAATGTGCGACCTTTTCTTGAATTTGCACGAAAGAAGGGAGTGGAATTACTCTGGATCGCTGATTTTGTTTCCAAGGAAGGTGCTCTTCTTGCAAAAGAGACGGAGCTTCGAAGTATATTTGCGAGCCTGGATTTTAAACTTTTGGAAACCGCTTCCGGTAAAATTTTGGTCTCCGGAAATTTGCAAGGTGGAAAACCCGCGATCCATCTTCGGTTCGGGTCGGAAAAAGCCCTCGATCAGCTTTTGTCCGAGATGAAACCCTCTCTTCTGAGACAACTCGCCGAAAAATGGAAACGGGGCAACACGATCCGTTTGGTTTTTGAAAACCTAAGCTATGAAGAATATTCTAAGAGCGAACTTTCGCATTGGATCCGAAATATTCAGGGAGTAAACTCCTTAAACGAAAGAGGAAAGGATTCTCAAGGAAGAATCGTGATCGAAGTCGTCGGTCTTTTAAACGGCGGTAAGTTGTTTGCGATTCTTAAACAGATGGAGGATCGTTTTGGCTTTCTGATCGAAAGCAAGGAAATTCAAAATCAATTTTTGATCCTGCGAATTAAAAAATAAATCCATTCTTCCCTGGTGAAGCGACTTTACATTCCCAGTTCACTATTTCTTTTTTCTTTCTTCCAAATACGAATGCCAGAGAAGCATCGTTGCAATCGAACGATACGGTTCCCATTTTTTACCGAGCTTTAAAAGTTTCTCCTGCGAAGTCTGCGCGGGAAGTCGTTTCACTTTTTTTAGAGATTGAATCAGCGCCAAATCCCCGATCGGAAAGACGTCAGTGCGATGGAGGGACATCAAAAGAAAAACATCCACGGTCCAGTTGCCGATCCCTTTTATCGCCGTTAGACGAGTTCGAATCTCTTCGTCCGGAAGATATGTCAAACGGGAAAGAACGATCCGCTTTGAGAGGATCGCTTCCGCGAGTTCTCTTGCGTAGACCGTTTTTTGTCTGCTAAAATAACAGTCCCTTAGTTCGGAGTCGCTTAACAAAACGATTTTTTTTGCGGTCACGCTTCCGATTCTTTCTTTGAGTTTGTCAAGAGCCGCTTTTGCGGAAGCGAGGGAAACCTGTTGTTCCAAGATGATATGGATCAAGGTTTCAAAATTCGGTTTTCGAGTCCAAAACGGAGGATATCCGTATTTTAAAAATATGGAATGTAGATCGGAATCAATCCGAAACAAACGATCACAAACCGTATGAAATTCTTCTTTGTCAAATTTGTGAATCATAGAATGAAATTATTGAATTCAAAAAATTGAATTTCTTTTTAGCAAGGGTTTGCAAAAATTCATTTTGTTAACGATCTTTGAATGAGAATGGAA
This is a stretch of genomic DNA from Leptospira tipperaryensis. It encodes these proteins:
- a CDS encoding long-chain fatty acid--CoA ligase, whose translation is MKSTMMNYQLTVPAILRRAIDVHPEKEIVTKMNDESIHRYTYSEFHTRVMKLIDVLQKSGIRPGDRIATFGMNHYRHLEVYFAAPTMGAVLHTLNVRLFPEQLVYIVNDAEDSVIFVDKSLSKVLLDLLPQFKKKPKFIIMDDLEAMDPAPLPDAIDYERFLKDGNEKTVVLPEIDENEAAGMCYTSGTTGNPKGVVYSHRSIYLHTMSICMSDSLGVCEKEIILPVVPMFHANAWGIPFACVFTGAVLVFPGKHLLGHGLASLLEEEKVSIAAGVPTIWNVLYQHLKKNSYDLSRLHTMVVGGSAAPQSMIEGFKNDFGIQILHAWGMTEMSPVGTVCRLKTTMSDFEETEKMHILSKQGPAVGGVELKGVDEQGKNIPKDGKTPGELVVRGPWITASYYGNPSKESFTEDGWFRTGDVITIDEHSYIQITDRKKDLIKTRGEWISSVEMESHVLKASGVLEAAVVAKPDSVRGEIPVVFVVAKEGESIDKKVILEVLKVHFANWQLPNHDDIRQIETIPKTSVGKFDKKVLRTQL
- a CDS encoding TlpA family protein disulfide reductase: MNPTKTLISKKILSILILFLVPLGTAFSEPLSNFAFYNLKKERIVLSDSIREFSKKDLLILNFTGSTCKPCKEQVPILLRLVKQINLSSRGEFKVRFWIVFVGDDFKTGKEYSKILKLENDTEVLIDPLSSSYSQAKISGLPTVFLLDGKQEILLKIEGYTDAGTLSLENFLNSLVK
- a CDS encoding DNA-3-methyladenine glycosylase family protein gives rise to the protein MIHKFDKEEFHTVCDRLFRIDSDLHSIFLKYGYPPFWTRKPNFETLIHIILEQQVSLASAKAALDKLKERIGSVTAKKIVLLSDSELRDCYFSRQKTVYARELAEAILSKRIVLSRLTYLPDEEIRTRLTAIKGIGNWTVDVFLLMSLHRTDVFPIGDLALIQSLKKVKRLPAQTSQEKLLKLGKKWEPYRSIATMLLWHSYLEERKKK
- a CDS encoding cag pathogenicity island protein CagA, which codes for MRIWFPLLFLFLWIPFSIFAQTKPSKIYVHKLTVEGNLNSGLENRFRNGIINSVLHNFEGKYTIVDDESMVILYKQVEALQKMDCSDEICMKQIADAIDANEVISGTIASKNGLIYVSLRNQTRDSKTLSYSIKSTFQMEFPEFLMDYYAGESGRKLLDPKYNLDFNQAPASTSGNMSVAFLKIKPVPGTNLNSMEFKTSDKILEGVLEEVREELDQAAKYTLSRDYSESTEIYVRILNAFGDRLSEASRKKLETFIKQIQASVTNNYSLEYKEKINDLDRDLFEPKKQTPEDLQNHLSAYILLGEEYSKKVPEKHRQIQIQQSIQERKDQVESALFSLKEKEADQAYSTFDFSLASKLYRNLLKDLSQKSGSQYQSLKETMQRKSEASEKTGRSHLTNRLETLFLRIEKEFTAEALSSTEEEKEEHQNSIHEAFRDGIETLAKSEFASLSQIERIKKEIKRVNQKLNEPISLQEQLNSLLHEGLETQNPTQIINSHQLGADWESKTGLFWGSAKSKLKDILEMAVKLPNPNGEFKKLFNIHYQEGQTELSKSGKETSNSSNILNLESNKKKIKRQPSQKETLWESAKGSFNWYQASQICSSRDLRLPTIDELEDSYESGETESWTANDEDKRYWSSSISMGENGAYNLDVFKGEIRWDHLSNYAGVRCLK
- a CDS encoding DUF1564 domain-containing protein, which translates into the protein MGYLTFNADEEISSRLQESRTETVTLLIPEGTLARLGVKDAKVLPKKIPQLLRTYGKYLTATKRLGKKAGKTLYQPSPGKEKMKRVNVRLSTGSWTFLGTLAQAHGVSRCYLFNYLLWLEELEVGDSIVETVNAGAPAFHRYYSYILHLDLPNNRVFRRLQTEPVSLFYVLDYRDWFPS